The stretch of DNA TATTACGAAGGCAGCAGATGAAGCATTGAGCAAGCTATCTTGGCCTGTAAGAGCAACACAATAATATGGGCAGAGACATATTAGaaacaaaactacaacaacaccaagagtcctggctgctttcatttcagatttctttGCAGTTACTTTCCCTGATTGTGTAACAGCTGCAATATGAGACCGCATGGCACGAGCCTGAGACACAGCCACTACAAATATTctcacatacaaaacaacaataacagtaatGGGAACAATAAAGGTAAAAGTGAGATCTGCAAGTCCAGCTATGTAGTTAATGAAAAATATACACTCTCCAATGCAGGAGTGATACCTGCCTGGTTGTTTCAATATATCCTTCAGGATCAGACTTTGAAAAATTACAGAGCATatccaacacagacaaacacacacctgaactcttttttgtgtgatttcactGTAGTAATGCAAAGGATGACAAATAGCTACATAGCGGTCAACAGATACAAGCACCATGGTTCCTACTGAAGCTGAGGAAATAATATAATCTACATACTGATACAGAGTACACATGAGGTCACCGAGGAACCAGCAGCCATCTATGAGGACAATTTGAAAGAACATGAGAAGGCCAAAGTAGAAATCTgagacagccagagagaggaggaggaggttggtgGGTGTGTGGAGCTGCCTGGAGAGGAAGACCAGCATGAAGTTATCAATATTTATAGCATCAACTACCATTTAGATAAAAGCAGACAGAGCACATAactgaaatacaataaaattactgtttctcacagtttaacATCAGGCAATACTTTTTATTActcttcattattttcatttattaatgaATGTCTACTTGAAGTGGGAGATAGAGATGATGACCAGCAGGTTAAGAGCTGCAGTGAGCAGAGCGATGAAGGACAGCAGAATGTAAATCAGCATGGTTTCAAAGTGGGGACGTATTGGCCTCCTGCAGGAGCTGTTGAGGAGTTGTGGAAAGCAGAGTTCAGTTTCCTCCAAGGTCTCCATCACCTGAAAGATGAGAACCTGCTGAGCTCTGGCAGCTTTTTGACCAAAGCTTTCTGTCATACAATTAATTTATCATTATCCTTCCAGCCcagccctccttcctcctcacctctgctgctttGTTCCACTCCATAGAGATTTAAGTATTACGCCTTCTTTGTTCATCCTCCTCAATGTTGGTGAACTTGGTCtatgtttatctccagctttGGCAATCTGCCATAATTCACAG from Sparus aurata chromosome 9, fSpaAur1.1, whole genome shotgun sequence encodes:
- the LOC115588503 gene encoding trace amine-associated receptor 13c-like, producing METLEETELCFPQLLNSSCRRPIRPHFETMLIYILLSFIALLTAALNLLVIISISHFKQLHTPTNLLLLSLAVSDFYFGLLMFFQIVLIDGCWFLGDLMCTLYQYVDYIISSASVGTMVLVSVDRYVAICHPLHYYSEITQKRVQVCVCLCWICSVIFQSLILKDILKQPGRYHSCIGECIFFINYIAGLADLTFTFIVPITVIVVLYVRIFVVAVSQARAMRSHIAAVTQSGKVTAKKSEMKAARTLGVVVVLFLICLCPYYCVALTGQDSLLNASSAAFVICLYYFNSCLNPVIYALCYPWFRKSTKFIVTFKILQPGSSKASIL